One genomic region from uncultured Cohaesibacter sp. encodes:
- a CDS encoding NADH-quinone oxidoreductase subunit B gives MFKSLTPSAARSPWLYRINAGSCNGCDVELATTALIPRYDVERLGCKYCGSPKHADIVLITGLMTKPLYDKVMRLYSEVPDPKVTVAVGICPVSGCVYADSYQVVGPVDKHIPIDVNILGCPPRPQAIIAGLADAITLWKERIS, from the coding sequence ATGTTTAAGTCCCTTACCCCCTCTGCCGCCCGGTCGCCGTGGCTCTACCGCATCAATGCGGGGTCTTGCAACGGCTGCGATGTGGAACTGGCAACAACCGCGCTCATTCCCCGCTACGACGTTGAGCGATTGGGCTGCAAATATTGTGGCAGCCCGAAACATGCCGACATCGTGCTGATCACCGGGCTGATGACCAAACCGCTCTATGACAAGGTTATGCGTCTTTATTCCGAGGTACCCGATCCTAAGGTAACCGTCGCTGTTGGCATCTGTCCGGTCAGTGGCTGTGTCTATGCAGACAGCTATCAGGTGGTCGGCCCCGTCGATAAGCACATCCCCATTGATGTCAATATTCTGGGCTGCCCACCCCGACCACAGGCCATCATCGCCGGACTGGCAGATGCGATCACTCTCTGGAAGGAGCGGATCTCATGA
- a CDS encoding complex I subunit 1 family protein gives MTSTFSSVLSMETLISFFAASLFGIAFSLFLKGVDRKLIARLQGRQGPPLGQPFHDVAKLMRKQILIPDDSVSILFLAVPMLGVASMVLAVCLLPFPLWHPLAFGGDLLVLLYLMTVPGIAIMLAGSSSGSVYGSLGFSREMSLILAYEGPLLFALVSVAIFVGQSTGSFAVFSLSEIVAYQKAHGPLLLEPFMWPALLTYLACLPATLGVGPFDIAEAETEILEGPLIEYSGPPLAFLQLMQAMQRLVVLALGVILFAPNGPDGVLGLLVFVVKLSLFAAVAITLLRASMGRMRIDQAFLFFFTWPEALGFIGLILIFAFV, from the coding sequence ATGACAAGCACCTTTTCAAGTGTCCTGTCCATGGAGACCCTTATCTCCTTCTTCGCGGCCAGCCTGTTCGGCATCGCCTTCAGCCTGTTTCTCAAAGGCGTAGATCGCAAGCTGATCGCACGCCTTCAGGGACGGCAGGGACCGCCCCTCGGGCAGCCCTTCCACGATGTCGCAAAACTGATGCGCAAACAGATCCTCATCCCCGATGACAGCGTCAGCATCCTGTTTTTGGCCGTGCCTATGCTGGGTGTTGCCTCTATGGTTCTGGCAGTCTGTTTGCTGCCGTTCCCTCTCTGGCATCCCCTGGCATTTGGCGGCGACCTTCTTGTGCTGCTCTATTTGATGACGGTGCCGGGCATTGCCATCATGCTCGCAGGGTCGTCTTCAGGCTCGGTCTATGGCTCACTCGGTTTCTCGCGGGAAATGTCGCTGATTCTTGCCTACGAGGGCCCACTGCTGTTTGCACTGGTCTCCGTTGCCATTTTCGTCGGCCAGTCCACGGGGTCCTTTGCGGTCTTCTCGCTCAGCGAAATTGTGGCCTATCAGAAAGCCCACGGCCCGTTGCTGCTCGAGCCCTTCATGTGGCCCGCTTTGCTGACCTATCTCGCTTGCCTTCCGGCAACGCTGGGTGTCGGGCCATTTGATATCGCCGAAGCGGAGACGGAAATTCTTGAAGGACCGCTAATCGAATATTCCGGTCCACCCCTTGCTTTCCTGCAGCTCATGCAAGCCATGCAGCGTCTTGTGGTGTTGGCTCTGGGTGTCATCCTGTTTGCGCCGAACGGACCCGATGGCGTTCTTGGGTTGCTGGTCTTTGTGGTCAAACTGTCTCTGTTTGCCGCCGTCGCGATCACCCTGTTGCGCGCGTCAATGGGGCGTATGCGCATCGATCAGGCGTTTCTCTTCTTCTTCACATGGCCAGAAGCTCTTGGCTTCATTGGCCTGATCCTGATTTTCGCTTTTGTGTAG